From Candidatus Bathyarchaeota archaeon:
AATGTTTCTCAAGATCTCCTTTAGAATAGGTTTCGGGTTCTCTAAATCAACGTATCTAAGTTCAGTTCCCATGATCAAACTCATCACTAGTACATGTCTGTTATGGCATAGAGGCTTCGGCACCTTCACTCCTGCCTCGTAAAGTCTTTTGAGGGCCACATACTCCCTTTCAGCAGCGAGCCTCGATTGGTAGAACCATGTTATGTGGAGTCTATCAGCTACGTACCCCCTCTTCCTACGTGTTTGCCTAAAACTTGTCCTACCTAACCTATGAAACTTCACAGCGCACCTTCTTCCTCGACTATCAAGACCCTCATAAATGTCAGATTCTTTACCGACACCCAGAGGTTGACCTAGAGCATTTAGGGCACCTGATTTGACTAGAGACCTCAACGCTAGAGCATCGTAGCCGAAGTATGTCAATGCATAACCATCATATGCTATTCTTTTAGGAGATTTTAGTATGAAATGCTCCTTTGACATCTCACCTATTCTATGGATCACATCATCCTCTTTCAGTCCCGTAAACTTAATAATATCTTCTATAGGAGCGTACTCATGGTTTCTCATTAAAAGTTCGATAGCTGATAGGATTCTGAAGTCTTGTACCTCTAGGTTCCTTAACCTCTCAGCTATGAACAAATGAAATCCACAACTATTATCTTCGAGGACAATTATTTAACCTGATGAATTTTAAGAGGTTTGAGGTGGCTCCACTGTATCTGTCAAAACCTGAGAGTCTTCCGTGGAAGATCAGTATATGCTCAGTCTTCACAGCGGTCATCGCAGTCTCTACTATGTTTTTATCGGTGAACATTCCTGCAACACGAGGATACTTCAACATCGGAGAATCCGCAATATATTTGACAGCTATACTGTTCGGCAGGTCCATCGGTGGAGTAGCCTCAGGGTTAGGATCTATGATCGCTGACCTCACATTAGGATACTGGCTTTATGCTCCAGCAACATTCATAATCAAAGGCTTAGAGGGGTATATTGTAGGTTTCCTCACAGAGAAAGAGCGTATCGAACATGTGGACCTCAAGTTGAAGATCCCACTAGTTTTGATCGCAACCATAACCTTCGCTGGCCTCATCATGATGGTTGGAGTATCTTATTATGTTGGATTGATGGAGTTCACTGTTACAACTCCAATAAAGACTTTGACTTTTCAATTTATAATGCCTAAGATTTTCTGGGTCTTTCTCTCCACAGCCTTTGGAATAGCGATATTCTACATCTCATTCAGGTTTGACCCTACCCTCAGCTGGCACATCATCGCAGTCATGCTGGGAGGAGGTGAGATGATATTGGGATACTTCCTTTATGAGCAGTTGATCTTAGGAGTTGCTGCAGTGATTGAGATTCCTATAAATCTTGGCCAGGTGATGATAGGTTCAGCAATATCGATACCCATATCTAGATCGATAAGAACTAGACTGAAAGCGGGTGTGAACTAGATGTTTGAAACAGTTCTAGTTGCCATAGCCCTCTCAATAGCAGCCTCTACGAAGCCTCTATAGATGGGGGCAGGTCTGTTGGGCCGTGACTTGAATTCTCCATGAAACTGCGTGGCCAGGTGGAAGCGTCTATCCTTCAACTCAACAACCTCCATACGTGATCCATCCACACTCTTCCCTGAGAAGACCAGGCCAGCAGCCTCAAGCCTCCTAACATATTCTGGATTCGCCTCATACCTGTGACGGTGCCTCTCATATATCACGTCTGTTCCATACAATCTGTGCGCCAAGGTTCCTGGAGTTAGAATTATTGGATATGATCCCAACCTCATGGTTGCACCCTTCTGTCCTATCGACTTCTGCTCCGGCATCAGATCGACTACAGGGTGGATCGTCCCCGGATCCACCTCAGTCGAGTTTGCACCCTCAAAACCTACATGCCTGGCAAACTCCACTATAGCCATCTGAAAGCCAAAACATATTCCGAGGAAGGGAATGTTTCTCTCCCGAGCATAGGAGATAGCCATTATTTTGCCTTCGGTCCCTCTTGCACCGAATCCGCCCGGGATGAGGATGCCATCATAGTTGTCCAGGCATGAGAGGGTGGTAATATTCTCTTCGAACTGTTCGGTCTCTATCCAACTTATCTCGACCAAAGTTCTATTGGCGGCTCCGGCGTGTCTGAGAGCCTCATTTATACTGACATACGAATCTGCGAGTTCAGCGTATTTTCCACATACCGCTATCCTCACTTTGTGCTTCGGGTTAATGAATCCTTCAAGCATATTCTTCCATTCATCCCACCTTGGATTGGGTAGTTTTAATCCCAGCCTCTCACTCAAGTAATCACCCAAGCCTTGGCCGTCAAGGATCAGGGGAAGCTCATAGATGCTCCTGATGTCCGGGGATGTAAAGACAGCCCTCTCCTCAACATTGCAGAACAACGCTATCTTCTTCTTAGCATCGTCTCTGAGAGGCCTCTTACTCCTAGCAACTATTATGTCAGGCATTATTCCTATTCTCCTGAGCTCTTGAACACTGTGCTGTGTGGGTTTCGTCTTCTGTTCCCCAACGACATCTATGACTGGAACCAATGTTACATGTATATAGGCGACGTTCAGTTGACCTTCCTCAAGCCTCATCTGTCTGGCGGCCTCAAGGAACGGTAGGCTTTCAATATCTCCAACGGTTCCCCCGACCTCAACGATGGCGCAGTCAACCTCATCTTTGAGAGATATGCTTCTGATCCTCTCTTTTATCTCGTCGGTTATGTGGGGTATTATCTGCGCGCATTTCCCAAGGAAGTCGCCCCTCCTCTCCTTACCAATGACTGAGAGGTATATTTGGCCTGTCGTTATGTTATGCTCCCTACTCATGTTCACGTCAAGGAATCGCTCGTAGGTTCCAAGATCCATATCAGTCTCCCCACCGTCCTCAGTCACGAATACCTCACCGTGAATGTAGGGATTCATCGTTCCAGCATCGACATTTATGTAAGGATCTATCTTCACAGCTGTGACCTTCATACCTCTTAACTGCATTATCTTGCCGATGGACGCTACTGTGACACCTTTCCCTATACCCGACATCACTCCGCCGGTCACGAAAATATATTTGACCAAGGATATCGCCTACTGTGATCAGACTAGGGGTAATATTTCATCAAATGTTAACACTCCCCTGACCATCCTGAACCCTACCCCTCTCAGGGAGCTGAGTGTACCTTCCATCGGAGGTCCTGTACACTGCGAGTCTGCCGACAGTCTCCCAAGAATCGTCCTTGAAGCGTCTGACCTGAATAGTGAAGACTTCAGCAGAGGGGTCCGACTTACCCTGCCACACTGCAAAACTCAGAAAATCTCCATTTGCAAGCCTAGTCGAGAAACGTACTTTGGGTTGTTGTCTACCAGACAATCAAAGCACCCGATACTCAATCAGATATCCATTATATATTTATACAGAATTTGGAGACCTCCGCTTAAATAGATGTATCCCATAAGCCACATCTTAAAGTGTTATAGACTATCATTCCATATAAATTAGAATTGGAAGCTGGCTTGGTCTGGTCTATGTCCAGATATCACCGTGGGAGAATACATGAAGAGAAGGTTATGAATAGGTATAGGAAGTATCCTAGGATTCGCAGTGCAAGAAGTTTGAAGGTAGATGTAATAATATTTTCTGAGAAAGGTGTTACTAAACTGGTTGAGTGTAAACGTTGCTCCCAAGACTCAGTCTATATTTACCCTCAAGACCTTCAGACTCTACATCACTACTATGATAGGTTGACCAAGCTAGGGCATAGACCACAAATGGTTCTCTCCTTATGGTTTCATAAGAGAAAGATTACAAGAGAGGTTATCTTAGACCCAGCATTACTTGAGAGGGGAGAGCCTATAAAGTTTGAATTGAAAGATGGAAAACTTTTCAGAGGCACCCCAAAAATCAAAGTTCAAGCATCACCACATAGTCAGTAGTCCTGACAGGAAGATATATTGAATTCTAAGGGAAAATTTGAACATAGTAACAGTTTTCTTAATGTCAAACCTTCCTATTCACTATGTCATGCAATGTAGTTGTTGGAGGATTCTTCGGCGACGAGGGAAAGGGAAAGATAGTCGCCTATCTAGCCCTGAAGGATAGACCAGCAATAGTGGCAAGGGGCGGTGTAGGCCCTAACGCTGGACACACCGTAATAGTCGATGGTAAGAAGTATTCCCTAAGAATGATTCCTAGTGGATTCTTAAACAGTGAATGTAGGCTATTGATAGGTCCAGGAGTATCAGTAGATCCTGGTGTACTTGCTATGGAGATAGAGATTACAGGAGTAGACTCAAGGCTAGGAATAGATCCTCATTGTCCAGTCATTGAGAAGAGGCATATTGAACAGGAGAATATCTCTGAACATCTCAAAGCTAAGCTTGGGTCGACTGGCAGCGGTTCAGGAGCCTGCGTTGCAGAGAGGGCGTTGAGAACCGTGAAGACAGCGAAAGATGTTCCTGAGCTTGCTAAATATATGGCTGACGTTCCGTCTGAGGTGAACGAGGCCCTAGACAAAGGTATGGGTGTTCTAGTTGAGGGGACTCAAGGAACCTACCTCTCCCTCTATCATGGGACCTACCCATACTGCACCTCAAAGGATGTATGTGCCTCAGCCATATGTTCTGATGTAGGCTTGGGACCTACAAGAGTGTCGGACGTAACCTTGGTTTTGAAGTCCTTCGTGACGAGGGTTGGTGAAGGACCCCTCCCAGGCCAGTTGAGTAGGGATGAGGTCCTCAGAAGAGGCTGGATGGAGTATGGAACAGTAACAGGTAGGGAGAGGAGGGCAGCTCCTTTCGATTTCAACCTTGCTAGAAGGGCGGTGATGCTGAATGGAGCTACACAAATTGCTTTAACGAAGATAGACCTCATATCGCCTGAGGCTTCAGGGGTGAGGAGCTACGAGGAGCTTCCGGTTAAAGCAAAGGAATTCATTGAGAGAATTGAGGGGGAGACTATGAGACCTGTCACATTGATAGGTACCGGCCCATCTACGTTCGATATGATAGATAGGAGACATAGGGAGTAAGCCACCACTTAAATATGGTTGGAGCCTTAGAGAATATGAGATGTTTGGGATGAATGAGTCTACACGTTATTCCCTAACTAAATGTGCCGCATTGTTTGTCTGTATGGTAGCACTTGGAAACCTTCTGGCATTCATATATATTAAGGTAGGATACGCCCATCCGCAGGTGGCTATGGATTTCTCACATCTAGCAACTGCGATCGTCTCCATACATCTTGGCCCAGCCATAGGCATGATCGCTGGCGGCCTAATAGGAATAGTACCATACTACAGGTTTGGAGTCGCCGGTTGGCTTGGGCCTTTCCTAGGGTTCATAGGCATAATTATTGGTAAGGCCCTCTCAGGATTATCCTTCGGAATATTTTCCAAAAGAGTCCGACCTTTCCAGGCGGTCATCGCCGGTTTCATACCTGAAAGCATCTTCACATATGTTGTCTTGAAATATTTTACCCACATACTCCTACCACCCCAGATAGCATCAGGATTCACTGACAATCTGATCACATTTATATTGTCCAGGTCTTGGATTGGAATATTGGTCGTAGGGCTGATAGTCGATATTTTGAAGAGGAAAAGGATTGTAGAAAATGTATTGGCAACCTAACTTTTACCAGCGGAGAATCTGATGAATCTGTCTTTGCCAAATTTATTTTCGATGTTTCTAAGTATGAAGATAGCTGACCTAACATTTTCATATGCGCTCTTCGAATCTGAACCTAAAAGTTCGATGGCCTTACTCAAAAGAGATCTCGCCTCACTCAGTCTACCATTATAATCGTCAGTAGACGACTCTTTATTTGAAGTATGCCTGATCTCAGGGTAAAAATTGTGTAGTTGACCATAGATAGATAGTAGGAAGGCTGCATACTCAGCCTCCGCTGCTCCATGCCA
This genomic window contains:
- a CDS encoding adenylosuccinate synthetase; translation: MSCNVVVGGFFGDEGKGKIVAYLALKDRPAIVARGGVGPNAGHTVIVDGKKYSLRMIPSGFLNSECRLLIGPGVSVDPGVLAMEIEITGVDSRLGIDPHCPVIEKRHIEQENISEHLKAKLGSTGSGSGACVAERALRTVKTAKDVPELAKYMADVPSEVNEALDKGMGVLVEGTQGTYLSLYHGTYPYCTSKDVCASAICSDVGLGPTRVSDVTLVLKSFVTRVGEGPLPGQLSRDEVLRRGWMEYGTVTGRERRAAPFDFNLARRAVMLNGATQIALTKIDLISPEASGVRSYEELPVKAKEFIERIEGETMRPVTLIGTGPSTFDMIDRRHRE
- a CDS encoding ECF transporter S component, whose protein sequence is MAPLYLSKPESLPWKISICSVFTAVIAVSTMFLSVNIPATRGYFNIGESAIYLTAILFGRSIGGVASGLGSMIADLTLGYWLYAPATFIIKGLEGYIVGFLTEKERIEHVDLKLKIPLVLIATITFAGLIMMVGVSYYVGLMEFTVTTPIKTLTFQFIMPKIFWVFLSTAFGIAIFYISFRFDPTLSWHIIAVMLGGGEMILGYFLYEQLILGVAAVIEIPINLGQVMIGSAISIPISRSIRTRLKAGVN
- a CDS encoding CTP synthase, which gives rise to MVKYIFVTGGVMSGIGKGVTVASIGKIMQLRGMKVTAVKIDPYINVDAGTMNPYIHGEVFVTEDGGETDMDLGTYERFLDVNMSREHNITTGQIYLSVIGKERRGDFLGKCAQIIPHITDEIKERIRSISLKDEVDCAIVEVGGTVGDIESLPFLEAARQMRLEEGQLNVAYIHVTLVPVIDVVGEQKTKPTQHSVQELRRIGIMPDIIVARSKRPLRDDAKKKIALFCNVEERAVFTSPDIRSIYELPLILDGQGLGDYLSERLGLKLPNPRWDEWKNMLEGFINPKHKVRIAVCGKYAELADSYVSINEALRHAGAANRTLVEISWIETEQFEENITTLSCLDNYDGILIPGGFGARGTEGKIMAISYARERNIPFLGICFGFQMAIVEFARHVGFEGANSTEVDPGTIHPVVDLMPEQKSIGQKGATMRLGSYPIILTPGTLAHRLYGTDVIYERHRHRYEANPEYVRRLEAAGLVFSGKSVDGSRMEVVELKDRRFHLATQFHGEFKSRPNRPAPIYRGFVEAAIERAMATRTVSNI
- a CDS encoding serine/threonine protein kinase, with product MFIAERLRNLEVQDFRILSAIELLMRNHEYAPIEDIIKFTGLKEDDVIHRIGEMSKEHFILKSPKRIAYDGYALTYFGYDALALRSLVKSGALNALGQPLGVGKESDIYEGLDSRGRRCAVKFHRLGRTSFRQTRRKRGYVADRLHITWFYQSRLAAEREYVALKRLYEAGVKVPKPLCHNRHVLVMSLIMGTELRYVDLENPKPILKEILRNIRRSYLRANLIHADLSEFNILVKSDGEILIIDWPQCIDVRHPNAHEYLRRDIMNIIECFKRKVGVNPDLDRTIEYVIGKRRVFRL